The sequence GCCTTGCAAGCCTACATAGACATCTAAGTCCTGAACGAAGCATGGGTTAAGCTCCTTCCTCTGCATATTTTAGCAGACGACTCCCACTCAGCGTGTTGGCttttgcagccctgctgcctggaTGTCTAGGAGGGCAGTAGAAAGGCAGCCAAGCCAATAAGAGGGAAGGTTTCCATGGTACTTGTCCACCTCCTGCGTCCAGTGATCATGTGGGGATGCTATTTAGGGAGCTCACCCAGCAAACACCAAGCCACTCTCCCCTCCACCCTCCCCTGGCCACCCACAactatttgttttggtttatttttcctgggATTGGTTTCCAGCCAGCCAGGCTCCCTCAATGGGGCATCACAGTGACGTGCAAGGTGCAAGGGGATGGGTGAACCCAGGGAAGGGGACCCTTCCAGCCAGCCTCGATACTCCCGAGCGTAAATACACAAAAGGCATCAGAATCAGGAGATAATCTCCATACTGTACACCAGGAGGGCTTGGCAGTGAGGATGAGGGCCAACTTTGAGGCTAGCTTTACACACTTTGACTTGACTGGAATCCTCCTGCCCAGCCGGCAGCAGAAGCTGACCCCTCTCTGGAAGTACTCGTGTTATTTATCTGAGGCAAAGGCTCCGAGCACCTGGCCCAGGGGGACCTGTGGCAGCACAAGGCTGCACTCTGCTCCTGACTCGGTCTAGCCCACCCTGCTGAGGCATCATGTCATCCGTATTGGTTTAAAGGGAACAAAttgccatttctttttgtttgcacCTACTACAAGCTCTAGCGGTGCCGTGGGCAAAGATAAGGTTATGTGGGGATTCCAGCTACCTGGGCTGCAAAGCGGCGTGCCTTCTAGGAAGAaatgctgcagggcagcagaaaTACTTCTCTGCCTGCTTCAAAATATGGAGCATTAATACCAGCATGGGAAATGGATGAGGGAGGAGCATGCAGGTGAGTGGGGGCTCTAAGTAGAAGGACAGTGTTTGTCAAACTTCCTTGTACCAAAGTTTTCTATCCGGCAAATGCTCATGGATTTCCTTACACtgtatttaaatgcaaagcatgttttgctcttcttcaccttcttttaaaattgtatgaACACGAGAAGATGTTGGACGATAAGGATAGTATGCAGTTGtaagcaggagagcagcagccatACTGTACGTAAGAAGTTAACTGTGTGGGCAGTTGGAAATGATCTTCAGAGAAGCTGAAATCAACACACAGGTTTCTGCAAGTGgatccttctttccttctcttttccccacGCTGGGTGTGAGGACACCAACGGGCCCCAGGAATCACCCTGTAAAATCCCATTGCCTCCGAAGGGTTGCCCATAGCCCTGCTCTCTTCAGGAGAACTAGCGCGAGTAAATCAGCCTGTGGACCCCAGAGCAGAAAAAGCCTTAACCaagtcctgcagccctgcttagcccttttaaaatattttgggggtGATGTCAGCACCTTGGTTGCCAATGCACTTGTTGCTCTCCTCCCTCAGACTACTTTAGTTCCCAcacagggacggggcatccagACCGAGTGGGAGATAGGCAGAAGCTGAGAGGAAAATTATACCTGCAGTGACCCAAAGCCCCAGAGGCAGAACCACTGGGCTCCATTTACCTTaaggtaaaaaaacaaacaaacttggCTTACTTATTAGGTCAGATTTTTCTCTTGCCCAAGGACGCGGGAGGCTGGCAAAACAGCTTGGGAACGGAGGAATTTTGTTAACTGCATGCACTAggcttttaatatttaatctgCAAACTAAAGCAGTTTCTATTTAAACTCTCTGTCTTCACTCTGGTATGGTCCCAAGGCTTCTCTTGTTTGCTCTGTAGATGTTACAGCCCTGTCTAGCTTCTCTTCTAAGATTTTGGTTGTGTGGCTGAAATTCTTGGTTTGTCTAGAGATTGTGTCTCATTTGtttaaaggtttttattttatttacctgGCATACAGATGGGATTAGTGTATGTCATTCCTGATATTCTCATTTCTCTGCATGAACTTCAAGAACATACAGAAATCAAAACTTGCTGTGATGAAGTAATTGAAAAGAATAACCAACAGAAGAGTTTTTGAATATGACTTTGACTGGGATTTCTGGAAGTAAGATTTCTGGAAGTAAAATATAGGATTTCTGGAAGTAAAATATCTATAACAGCTTGAAAGTTCAGGAAACTCAGAAGATGCTTGCAAAAATCCTATTTTATCCATAGGATTTACTTATAAAATTTACTAAGTTCTTCAGACATGAAAACATCTAACCTTAGGTTCTCCTTCTACTTTTAGTGATACTGTAAATAatacattgctttttcttttatcttttacaAGAGAggctgaaattcattttttttttcccaagctgtagtatttctgtgcaaaattttatttacagCAAAGATTACTTAAGAAATGTTGAAAAAGTGACTGGGGTAAAAATCCTAGCGATTTATTAGCCTTTCTTTGTATGAGAACAGTTTGCAactagtttctttaaaaaatgaaaatatgcaaacaaaTACAGGAATTTAGAGAATGTTAAACAGTACTATATTTATAGTGTATATCAGTTCAAAGTAGTAAGTGGGGTTTTGgcattatttattataaaatgctTGCACAAAGCAGAGCAACTTTCCAGGGACTGCTCACCCCTGTGAGATGTGTTTTGGGGTGGCACTGAGAGACTTTCTTGTCAAATACTGGAAATCAAAGAAGGTGATAAGCTTCTTGAGATAGCTTGTACTTCGTAGTGTTCACAGTGCTTACTAACTTCTAGGCGCGGGAACAACATTTATTCATACCAATATATACAGCTCTGCTGAGCTTGCTGCCTTCAAACATCTGttcttcacatatttttttctttttcctttaaagagcCTGTGACCTGAAGGCTGAGCTCAAGGACGCTTCCAGATAAGTCCCCGAAGGCTTCCCTTTGCTCTGCCTGCTGACCTCTGCCTGCCCCCGAACATCCCCGAAAATGGAGCGATCCACACAAGAACTTTTCCTCAACTTCATGATTGTCCTCATTACTGTGTTGCTCATGTGGCTCCTGGTGAAGTCTTATCAGGAGTAAAAGACTATCAGAAACTCTCAGGGCTGGTCTAAGCCTGTGTCTGCAGACACCAGTGACACCCACCGCACACCTCTGTGATCAGCTTTTGGTCAATTCGGGATGCcgtgaatattttttttactctctCATCTCTGTTGCCTGCGCTAATGTTTGTAATGGGTCTATGATggtgtaattattttattctgcagtGATCCAACTGTAAAATGCAAGATCCTTAGGAAATGTCCTATGTGGCTCTCCCCCAGTGGCCATGTGAATGCTGTTCCCCTCTGCCCACGGTGCTGGCTTCTTTGGCGTCAGGGTAGGGTATAAAGAAGCAGCATGCAATGGATCCGTCCGTGTTAGCCAGTATAAAAGGCACAGGCTTGCTTAGCAGACAGGAAtgtgaaacttctgttttcGCTTGCTCTTGTTTCACTTAAATAAAGAACATGTAAACCCATTTTTGTAGCTTTCCTGGTCTGACTGCTGTTCACTGGAAAACCTGATAGCTGCAGCATGGTGCGTCACGAGGTCTGGCGGTTCGCTTGTTCCTCccacacagatttttatttgcaCTTCATCAAAAATTTCTGTAGAGTAACAGTGCCAGTCCTGCAGGTTAACTGATGTTTAGCCACATGAATGAGCCAAATCCAGCTGTTCCAGCAACTTTTATGTCCCGAGTGACTTACACCGTCTATGCTGTGGATGTCGACTTCAAAGAGACTCTCTGTCTCATGGGGACATTGTCAGATAATTGCATTTTCTGAAGCTCGATTTTGGATGGGGATTCCCAGGGTCCTATTTTTGGCCAAGCTATGCTTGGAGCCttgcctgtggagaggagctgACGCCACGGTGCTGCTGCAAGGGGGTGGTGGTCCCTGGGGGCCACCGCGCCATGCCAGGCATGGGGGCACAGCCTGCCTGCCGCCTGCCTGCCGTGCTGTTGTCGCCTGCTAAAAAATCTGCAGCCAGCTTGAAGAACCCAGTGCCCTGCAGTCCCTTTGAAATAAGTGGTTAAAATCAGTGGTTGAAATCAGCTGTAAACAGCTAAAGTCATCGGTTGAAATCAGTGGTTAAGCTCCCCTTATGCATTCCCCCTTGTTGTTTTAATGGCTTCAGAGACTGAGCTGCTTCTACAAGAAGATGCTTCTTCACTTTCTGAtcagctggtcaaaagaggtgatccTCCGCTGCATTTAGTgttggtgtggcctcaccttgaacattgtgtgcagttctgggccccACAACATaaaaattctgttctgttctgttctgttctgttctattctgttctactattctactctactctactctactctactctactctactctactctactctactctactctttCTACTCATTGCTGGTGCAATAAGAAAAATCAACTCTTGTTTCCTCTTTGCTGTGGCTATGGGTGAGCAAACCTCTTCCCAACATTTCTGGGGTTGACAAATTTTCCGTGAGAAAACAG comes from Anser cygnoides isolate HZ-2024a breed goose chromosome 1, Taihu_goose_T2T_genome, whole genome shotgun sequence and encodes:
- the SLN gene encoding sarcolipin, whose translation is MERSTQELFLNFMIVLITVLLMWLLVKSYQE